The following proteins are co-located in the Candidatus Accumulibacter cognatus genome:
- a CDS encoding EAL domain-containing protein, with the protein MLDRHSASQARSGYRFLSLRWKILLTLGVVMLSVNGALSWLHFHDLTTRFELQRAEARKRLVLQAFTLRDDFGQRLQGLAGVLAALDSVGVSLFQTPHGHELLRNHFDSHWAALQLGLGIDSLQVYAKTGPPLASWPSDVLADPDHDAEVRAVIESERAMHWTRCRQVCTEFAAAPILSSGRVAGVVVLGSSPAEVINSFPSVSGGADLGILIPTPPVAGGAVDETFLPQVGLRVIELSSKGKDRALLHQLTSIPPILHPSGHAHLSLTYNGKQFELLFLALDAPRGGPFPAMMVVIDDLTEALADIRQSVLSRLQGELLVSLLSLLLLSLLVHAPLQRMTKAVLAIPLLGRRAFNEARARIAPRARRLLDDEIDNLAEAAISLSYRLETLEAEVAAHSAATQRMLQRISVERDFSKSLLDTAQVIILTQSADGRIRTLNRYGRLLFGCDEEMLPGKRFFELLGPAGSSPASPVQQALRDIAAGIRRHVQTESILLGTSGQTYEITWSHSRLSGHSGDAMMILSVGVDHTERKRAESHVNYLAEHDPLTGLINRQHFQNELDQTLISARRSGHDGALLYLDLDEFRYVNDVSGHQAGDALLRIVADQVSNVARASDLLGRLGGDELGLLLHECDQDGAIQVAEKINKRLAEIKFPELGANHRISASIGIVVFSEAKMDVKELLANADIAMYQAKAKGGGGWHLYSEGEGEQEKIQERLHWKEMINRSLVDGGFVVHYQPIQDIRARQVSHYEALVRMRDSDGSLIPPGAFMEVAENSGLIREIDRHVIDQVFGKMLSLFAVGRDYKFSINLSGVSINDARMLSFIREELARNPMLSSHVVFEITETAAVSDFSAARAFMQAVRELGCSFSLDDFGVGFSSFNYIKQLPVDYVKIDGSFVRTLVDSPDDQVFVRALTEVARGFGKKTVAEFVEDERALNMLRSFGVDYAQGYFIGKPAQDVI; encoded by the coding sequence ATGCTGGATCGTCATTCCGCGTCGCAAGCGCGCAGCGGTTACAGATTCCTCAGCCTCAGGTGGAAGATCCTGCTGACCCTGGGTGTGGTGATGCTGTCGGTCAATGGGGCGCTGTCCTGGCTCCATTTTCACGACTTGACGACGCGTTTCGAATTGCAGCGTGCGGAGGCTCGCAAGCGCCTCGTTCTGCAGGCCTTTACCTTGCGCGATGACTTCGGGCAACGCCTGCAGGGTCTCGCGGGTGTTCTGGCTGCGCTTGATTCTGTCGGAGTGAGCCTGTTCCAGACGCCGCACGGACATGAGTTGCTGCGAAATCACTTCGATAGCCACTGGGCAGCCCTGCAACTCGGCCTGGGTATCGACTCCTTGCAGGTGTATGCGAAGACCGGTCCGCCGCTGGCCAGTTGGCCCAGCGATGTTCTGGCTGATCCGGATCATGATGCAGAGGTGCGTGCCGTCATTGAGAGTGAGCGAGCCATGCACTGGACGCGCTGCCGGCAGGTATGTACAGAGTTTGCGGCAGCACCGATTCTGTCGTCTGGTCGGGTTGCTGGGGTGGTGGTCCTTGGCAGCTCACCAGCCGAGGTGATCAACTCATTTCCAAGTGTGTCTGGTGGCGCTGATCTAGGCATCCTGATCCCGACGCCGCCTGTGGCGGGAGGTGCGGTGGACGAGACCTTCCTGCCACAGGTGGGCTTGCGGGTGATCGAGTTGAGCAGCAAGGGAAAAGATCGGGCCTTGCTTCATCAATTGACGTCGATTCCCCCGATTCTTCACCCCAGTGGCCATGCCCATCTCTCGCTGACTTACAACGGCAAGCAGTTCGAATTGTTATTTCTGGCATTGGATGCTCCAAGGGGAGGGCCATTCCCGGCGATGATGGTGGTCATAGATGATCTGACCGAAGCCCTGGCCGACATTCGCCAATCGGTCTTGAGCCGCTTACAGGGCGAGTTGCTGGTTTCGTTGCTGTCGCTGCTATTGCTGTCGCTGCTGGTACACGCACCACTGCAGCGCATGACCAAGGCCGTGCTGGCAATACCCCTGCTCGGTCGCCGGGCCTTTAACGAGGCACGCGCGCGCATTGCGCCACGTGCTCGGCGTTTGCTCGATGACGAAATCGACAACCTGGCTGAAGCGGCAATCTCCCTGTCGTATCGACTGGAGACCTTGGAGGCCGAAGTGGCAGCGCATTCTGCAGCGACCCAGAGAATGTTGCAGCGGATATCGGTCGAACGCGATTTTAGCAAGAGCCTTCTCGACACCGCACAAGTCATCATTCTGACGCAGTCCGCAGACGGTCGAATCCGCACACTGAATCGATACGGGCGTTTGTTGTTCGGTTGCGATGAGGAAATGCTACCTGGCAAGCGTTTCTTCGAGTTACTCGGTCCGGCCGGATCATCACCGGCATCACCTGTTCAGCAGGCCTTGCGCGACATCGCCGCAGGAATTCGTCGGCACGTGCAGACAGAGTCGATTCTGCTGGGCACGAGCGGTCAAACCTATGAAATCACTTGGAGCCATTCTCGCCTGTCTGGCCATTCTGGTGACGCGATGATGATTCTCTCGGTTGGGGTAGACCATACCGAACGCAAACGCGCCGAGTCGCACGTCAACTATCTGGCTGAACACGACCCGCTGACCGGTCTGATCAATCGACAGCATTTTCAGAACGAGCTCGATCAAACGCTGATCAGCGCGCGTCGTTCAGGGCACGATGGGGCATTGCTGTATCTCGACCTCGACGAGTTCAGATACGTTAACGACGTCAGTGGCCATCAGGCAGGAGACGCCCTGTTGCGTATCGTCGCCGACCAAGTCAGCAACGTGGCACGCGCCAGCGATCTGCTGGGGAGACTGGGCGGCGACGAACTGGGTCTCCTGTTGCATGAATGCGACCAGGACGGAGCCATTCAGGTGGCCGAGAAGATCAACAAGCGCCTTGCCGAAATCAAATTCCCGGAACTAGGAGCAAACCATCGGATTTCCGCCAGTATAGGGATTGTGGTCTTTTCCGAGGCGAAAATGGATGTCAAGGAGCTTCTGGCCAATGCCGACATCGCCATGTATCAGGCCAAGGCCAAAGGCGGGGGAGGTTGGCACCTCTATTCCGAGGGTGAGGGTGAACAGGAGAAGATACAGGAGCGCTTGCATTGGAAGGAGATGATCAACCGTTCCCTGGTGGATGGGGGATTTGTCGTCCATTACCAGCCGATTCAAGATATCCGTGCGCGGCAGGTCAGTCATTACGAGGCGCTGGTGCGCATGCGGGATTCCGACGGGTCGCTGATTCCGCCTGGAGCGTTCATGGAGGTCGCCGAAAACAGTGGCTTGATACGCGAGATCGATCGTCACGTGATTGATCAGGTATTTGGCAAAATGTTGTCCTTGTTTGCCGTCGGGAGAGACTATAAGTTCTCGATCAACCTGTCAGGCGTCAGCATTAACGATGCCAGAATGTTGTCCTTCATTCGCGAAGAGCTTGCCCGCAACCCAATGCTGTCCAGTCATGTCGTCTTTGAAATCACCGAAACGGCTGCCGTGTCGGATTTTTCAGCTGCCCGCGCGTTCATGCAGGCTGTGCGTGAACTGGGTTGTTCGTTTTCGCTCGACGATTTTGGTGTAGGATTTTCATCATTCAATTATATCAAGCAATTACCTGTTGATTACGTGAAGATCGACGGATCGTTTGTGCGCACGCTGGTCGACAGTCCAGACGATCAGGTCTTTGTCCGGGCACTGACCGAGGTGGCACGAGGATTTGGCAAGAAGACTGTCGCCGAGTTCGTTGAAGACGAACGCGCGTTGAACATGTTGCGCAGTTTTGGTGTGGACTACGCACAAGGGTATTTCATCGGCAAGCCGGCGCAGGATGTGATCTGA
- a CDS encoding glutamyl-tRNA reductase — MPLFTLGINHHTAPLSVREQVAFHAERVHQALTDLTRGNSVQEAAILSTCNRTEVYFATDVPEAASQWLADYHRLARHEIEPYLYTYPERDAVRHAFRVASGLDSMVLGEPQILGQMKEAVRVAEEAGTLGTTLHKLFQHSFAVAKEVRSTTAIGVNVVSMAAAAVRLAERIFERISDQKLLLIGAGEMIELCARHFAVQRPKQVLIANRTVERGQSLADRFGGTAIRLEELGERLSQFDIIISCTASPLPIIGLGMVERAIKMRRHRPMFMVDLAVPRDIEIEVGEMDDVFLYTVDDLAQLVASGLESRQAAVVDAEAIIAERVDGFLRWLATRGTVPVIRALRDATERSRRHEMEHALKLLAKGDDPARVLEQFSLRLTNKFLHAPTQALSHAAGDRDDLPLLAAQLFHLHVDSHLGK, encoded by the coding sequence ATGCCGCTGTTTACGCTTGGTATCAACCACCACACAGCTCCTCTGTCGGTCCGTGAGCAGGTGGCCTTTCACGCGGAAAGGGTGCACCAGGCGTTGACCGACCTGACACGCGGAAATTCGGTTCAGGAGGCAGCGATTCTTTCGACCTGTAACCGTACCGAGGTTTACTTCGCCACCGATGTACCAGAGGCAGCAAGCCAGTGGCTGGCGGACTATCATCGCCTAGCCCGCCACGAAATCGAGCCATACCTCTACACCTATCCCGAACGTGATGCTGTTCGCCATGCCTTCAGGGTGGCTAGTGGACTCGATTCGATGGTTCTGGGTGAACCACAGATTCTCGGCCAGATGAAGGAGGCTGTACGTGTGGCCGAGGAAGCTGGCACCCTTGGCACAACCTTGCATAAACTTTTCCAGCATTCGTTTGCTGTCGCAAAGGAGGTGCGCTCGACCACGGCGATTGGTGTCAACGTCGTTTCCATGGCTGCCGCCGCAGTGCGCCTAGCCGAGCGCATCTTCGAGCGGATCTCCGATCAGAAGCTCCTGTTGATTGGCGCCGGCGAGATGATCGAGCTGTGCGCCAGACATTTCGCGGTACAACGGCCGAAACAGGTGCTCATTGCAAACCGAACGGTGGAGCGCGGCCAATCGCTTGCTGACCGTTTTGGCGGAACGGCGATCAGGCTCGAAGAGCTTGGCGAGAGATTGTCGCAGTTCGATATCATCATTTCCTGTACAGCTAGTCCGCTGCCAATCATTGGTCTGGGCATGGTCGAGCGTGCCATCAAGATGCGTCGTCACCGCCCGATGTTCATGGTCGATCTCGCAGTCCCGCGCGATATCGAGATCGAGGTGGGCGAAATGGACGATGTTTTCCTGTATACGGTTGATGATCTCGCTCAGTTGGTCGCGTCGGGACTCGAGTCGCGTCAGGCAGCAGTCGTTGACGCAGAGGCAATCATTGCCGAGCGTGTCGATGGATTCCTACGCTGGTTGGCAACGCGTGGTACAGTGCCGGTCATTCGCGCGCTGCGCGACGCGACTGAACGATCGCGTCGGCACGAAATGGAGCATGCACTCAAGTTGTTGGCCAAAGGAGACGACCCGGCGCGTGTGCTAGAGCAATTTTCTCTCCGCCTGACCAACAAGTTCCTGCACGCACCAACGCAGGCGCTGAGCCATGCCGCTGGAGACCGGGACGACTTGCCGCTTCTGGCAGCCCAGCTTTTTCACTTGCATGTGGACTCCCATCTCGGCAAATGA
- a CDS encoding sulfate ABC transporter ATP-binding protein, translating to MSIEIRGIGKRFGNFVALEGINLHIPTGELVALLGPSGCGKTTLLRIIAGMESADVGQVLFAGEEVAHVHARDRKVGFVFQHYALFRHMSVFENVAFGLRVKTRKVRPAEAEIRSRVTALLKLVQLDWLADRYPSQLSGGQRQRIALARALAVEPRVLLLDEPFGALDTQVRKELRRWLRRLHDEMQISSVFVTHDQEEALEVADRVVVMNQGRIEQIGSPDDVYSNPATPFVYQFLGNVNVFHSRVHGAWAEVAAERLEGGPESGVTAFVRPHDIEIEHHPVTGSLEAMVQEVHAIGPWVRVELAHASELIEVELTRERATILALAEGQLVWFKPRQLRVFAAPGKTMEEGGSGI from the coding sequence ATGAGCATCGAAATACGTGGGATTGGCAAACGCTTCGGTAACTTTGTGGCACTGGAAGGCATCAACCTGCACATTCCGACGGGCGAACTGGTTGCCTTGCTCGGTCCATCAGGTTGCGGCAAGACCACACTACTGCGCATCATTGCCGGCATGGAAAGCGCCGACGTTGGGCAGGTGCTGTTCGCGGGCGAGGAAGTGGCACATGTGCATGCACGCGATCGCAAGGTCGGCTTTGTGTTCCAGCACTACGCCTTGTTCCGGCACATGTCGGTGTTCGAAAACGTCGCTTTCGGTCTGCGCGTCAAAACGAGAAAAGTGCGTCCGGCAGAGGCCGAGATCCGTAGCCGGGTTACGGCATTACTCAAGCTCGTGCAGCTCGACTGGTTGGCCGATCGCTATCCCTCGCAACTTTCAGGAGGTCAGCGTCAGCGTATAGCCCTAGCACGTGCGCTCGCCGTTGAACCGAGGGTGCTGCTACTTGATGAACCCTTCGGTGCGTTGGATACCCAGGTGCGCAAGGAACTGCGGCGTTGGCTGCGGCGCTTGCACGATGAAATGCAGATTTCCAGCGTCTTCGTGACACACGATCAGGAAGAAGCGCTGGAGGTTGCTGATCGCGTGGTAGTAATGAACCAGGGGAGGATCGAGCAGATCGGCTCTCCCGACGATGTGTATTCAAATCCGGCAACACCTTTCGTCTATCAGTTCCTTGGCAATGTCAACGTCTTTCATAGTCGTGTCCATGGTGCCTGGGCGGAGGTCGCTGCGGAGCGTCTTGAAGGTGGGCCGGAAAGTGGTGTCACGGCGTTTGTCCGACCGCATGATATCGAGATCGAACACCACCCGGTGACCGGTAGCCTAGAGGCGATGGTACAGGAAGTGCATGCCATCGGGCCATGGGTACGTGTCGAGCTGGCGCATGCTTCGGAATTGATTGAGGTTGAGTTAACTCGCGAGCGGGCTACGATATTGGCGCTTGCCGAAGGACAGCTGGTATGGTTTAAGCCTCGTCAGCTCAGGGTTTTTGCCGCGCCAGGAAAGACTATGGAAGAGGGTGGTTCTGGAATCTAG